The following coding sequences lie in one Syngnathoides biaculeatus isolate LvHL_M chromosome 16, ASM1980259v1, whole genome shotgun sequence genomic window:
- the si:ch211-157c3.4 gene encoding lipopolysaccharide-induced tumor necrosis factor-alpha factor homolog-like produces MADVKHPPPYITPEDGKSDVKGYHVHTPFNPATQRQDPPQNLPVYTISGGGGLNSGFDDGKKKFTSYDTALGYNSGMTTCPSCQQQVMTNVSYKPGTYAWLMVLLFICLGLVLCCCLLPLLFKKFKDAHHTCPRCNRLLHVEKRKCCE; encoded by the exons ATGGCCGACGTTAAACATCCTCCTCCCTACATCACTCCAG AGGATGGTAAGAGTGATGTGAAAGGCTACCATGTGCACACTCCGTTCAACCCTGCCACCCAACGCCAGGATCCCCCACAGAATTTACCAG TGTACACCATCAGCGGAGGCGGCGGCTTGAACTCGGGCTTCGACGATGGCAAAAAGAAGTTCACGAGCTACGACACGGCGCTGGGCTATAATTCTGGCATGACCACATGCCCCTCCTGCCAGCAGCAGGTCATGACCAACGTCAGTTACAAACCCGGGACGTACGCCTGGCTCATGGTTCTACTCTTTATCTGTCTCGG GTTGGTGTTGTGCTGCTGCCTGCTACCCCTGCTCTTTAAAAAGTTCAAGGACGCTCACCACACCTGCCCCCGCTGCAACAGACTGCTGCATGTGGAGAAGAGAAAATGCTGTGAATGA